The Neodiprion fabricii isolate iyNeoFabr1 chromosome 4, iyNeoFabr1.1, whole genome shotgun sequence genome window below encodes:
- the LOC124180744 gene encoding cilia- and flagella-associated protein 69-like, protein MTSKDSNNWYQSPCDLSKLCRCPDLTKSKLKPLEGVGMKCRKKDLSSTIKKLVELVSDPVTSVNTFRICQHLDDFVNLNNNQAFYLKDLDDIMCILEFLALQARHVAEYQKYLDEMLELCGMPPLLKKSSDGLFCVEVLEHYFTLFAYLLVILPTVPEILMVHRAIHRLLDRKKVGHIAAVKLDHCHRAVEGSILPVIITALLEIATDEIHPRMLETTLLVASISHKCCYRMMEAGVFEHILIRLDRNHATRPKHKPAPEIPENELGADCQSELVLLISNIIWTLLESIMLPETLSKDINILVKPPSQSAMWSLRHAFKREVRCAGRNRSSVTLRNDLAAIMLAILATLPDWKFVQSGLAEDLVILAVATEFGTENTWASGVRFGNSNEDFRFKKILILIMCHLSKIGASVEIMKQRRLMASILSLINPDAKEMNKSLNEMQFWDLHKYALYALAVLLPLIPEKFIEYRGTNRILMILEWSMLKRCDSQLILNCMKTLNAIIMSEKEIIRKDFQDQGAVGTVLKVIHFVLSVNVINSEHQRILTHAMMILEALIKNNKRYQMMYGEQGIKMVLRLLHRCFYDKTELHFEPDSR, encoded by the exons ATGACGAGTAAAGATTCAAACAACTGGTATCAAAGTCCATGTGATTTGTCGAAACTCTGTCGCTGTCCAGATCTCACTAAGAGTAAACTGAAGCCTTTGGAAGGCGTGGGTATGAAATGTCGCAAAAAAGACTTGAGCAGCACGATAAAAAAGCTCGTGGAACTTGTCTCCGATCCGGTGACCAGTGTGAACACGTTCAGAATTTGCCAGCACTTGGACGACTTTGTCAATCTCAACAACAATCAGGCATTC TACCTGAAGGATCTAGACGACATAATGTGCATTCTCGAGTTCTTGGCACTGCAAGCACGACATGTTGCAGAGTATCAAAAATACCTGGACGAGATGCTGGAACTATGTGGAATGCCTCCGCTGTTGAAGAAATCATCGGATGGACTTTTCTGCGTGGAAGTACTTGAGCACTATTTCACCTTGTTCGCTTATCTCCTGGTGATCCTACCAACGGTTCCCGAGATTCTGATGGTTCATCGAGCGATTCACCGACTGCTTGACAGGAAAAAAGTGGGCCACATAGCCGCCGTCAAGTTGGACCACTGTCATCGCGCAGTCGAAGGATCTATTTTACCCGTTATCATCACGGCGTTGCTTGAAATCGCAACTGACGAAATTCATCCCAGGATGTTGGAAACCACCTTGCTGGTTGCTTCCATCTCGCATAAATGCT GCTACAGAATGATGGAGGCTGGAGTTTTTGAGCACATTTTGATCCGTCTTGATCGCAATCATGCTACCAGACCAAAGCACAAACCGGCACCAGAAATCCCAGAAAACGAATTGGGGGCGGATTGTCAGTCGGAGTTAGTGTTACTGATATCAAATATCATTTGGACGCTCTTGGAGTCTATAATGTTGCCGGAAACGTTGTCAAAAGATATAAATATCCTGGTAAAACCGCCGTCCCAATCCGCAATGTG GAGTCTTCGTCATGCGTTTAAACGAGAAGTTCGCTGTGCTGGTCGGAATCGGAGCAGCGTCACGTTGAGAAATGACTTGGCAGCTATAATGCTAGCAATCCTTGCCACTCTTCCGGATTGGAAATTTGTCCAGTCCGGACTGGCCGAAGACCTCGTGATCCTCGCTGTAGCGACTGAATTCGGGACCGAAAACACGTGGGCGAGTGGCGTGAGGTTCGGTAATTCCAACGAAGATTTTCGGTTCAAAAAAATACTGATATTGATCATGTGTCATCTGAGTAAAATAGGAGCTAGTGTGgag ATCATGAAACAGAGAAGACTTATGGCGAGTATTTTGAGCTTAATCAATCCAGACGccaaagaaatgaataaatcgcTAAATGAAATGCAGTTCTGGGACTTACACAAGTACGCTTTATACGCTCTTGCAGTCCTTCTTCCACTGATACCTGAGAAGTTCATTGAATACAGAGGAACTAATAG GATACTGATGATCCTCGAATGGAGTATGTTAAAGCGATGCGATTCTCAGCTAATTTTAAACTGCATGAAAACGTTGAATGCCATTATCATGAGcgagaaagaaattattcgcAAAGATTTTCAAGATCAGGGTGCAGTTGGAACAGTTTTGA AAGTTATCCACTTTGTTCTGTCCGTGAACGTTATCAACTCTGAACATCAACGTATATTAACTCACGCGATGATGATTCTGGAGGCTTTGATCAAGAACAATAAGCGTTACCAAATGATGTACGGTGAACAAGGGATTAAAATGGTACTGAGACTGCTGCATAGATGCTTTTACGACAAAACCGAGCTGCACTTTGAGCCAGACAGCAGgtaa
- the LOC124180745 gene encoding cilia- and flagella-associated protein 69-like: protein MFKCRLAITVGMFVWECIVWCSPNLRMFVERGAVYLMLDIIDATVFPVRVVFLGALCDMCDEGGYETQFCTWRGHNKELGLMSLLAKIWREEEIKIRAKRTEDGCIDDLELPLMGINQWFATFHRKYPKTTSPALEDMMGSCRPKIYAIRKILERDTERYEIAQNHYRIFLQEIPIEDQITMLLIDHYFRMKQGEVWVEVHRDIHRIGLLPIRTDGEMIFLMLQRQQRQALSIKESQDAILKAAKEAELRKEKATYKEIIDSKLAPTLDALHQIDFISRTTDPRFMYRSKNRQRAEVERALHFPVDADPQSCHRTFLGKTNVTAIMNHQHTIQSEALANAEPDKYKLMPVSPSISGCTTPSIVAEASDGLSCRACFMSGLPCFHHERQPH from the exons ATGTTCAAGTGCAGACTTGCAATCACGGTAGGTATGTTCGTCTGGGAATGCATAGTCTGGTGTTCGCCGAACTTGAGGATGTTCGTTGAACGAGGTGCGGTTTACCTCATGCTTGACATCATAGATGCAACGGTTTTTCCCGTTCGAGTCGTTTTCTTGGGTGCTCTCTGCGACATGTGTGACGAGGGAGGCTATGAGACACAATTCTGCACTTGGCGAGGTCATAACAAAGAACTGGGCCTCATGTCGTTGCTAGCTAAAATATGGAGGGAAGAAGAAATTAAGATCAGGGCTAAGAGGACCGAAGATGGCTGCATTGatg ATCTTGAGTTGCCATTAATGGGTATAAATCAGTGGTTCGCCACGTTTCATCGAAAGTATCCCAAAACAACGAGTCCAGCGTTAGAAGACATGATGGGATCCTGTCGACCGAAAATATACGCGATTCGTAAAATTCTCGAACGTGATACGGAGAGATACGAGATAGCACAGAATcattacagaatatttttacaagaaATACCCATAGAGGATCAG ATTACGATGCTGTTAATAGATCACTACTTTCGGATGAAACAGGGAGAGGTATGGGTAGAAGTTCACAGAGACATTCACAGGATCGGTCTGCTGCCGATCCGCACAGACGGTGAGATGATATTTCTGATGCTCCAGAGGCAACAAAGGCAAGCTCTGTCTATCAAGGAGAGTCAAGATGCTATCTTAAAGGCGGCAAAAGAGGCTGAACTTCGGAAAGAAAAGGCGACGTACAAAGAAATCATAGATTCGAAGCTTGCGCCGACACTGGACGCCCTGCACCAGATCGATTTCATATCCAGAACTACCGACCCGAGGTTCATGTATCGCAGCAAAAATCGCCAGAGAGCGGAAGTCGAACGTGCGCTTCATTTTCCGGTGGACGCGGATCCCCAATCCTGCCACAGAACGTTTCTCGGCAAAACAAATGTCACG GCCATAATGAATCACCAGCACACTATACAAAGTGAAGCCCTTGCTAACGCCGAGCCCGATAAATATAAACTGATGCCCGTATCGCCTTCGATATCCGGTTGTACAACCCCGTCGATCGTCGCCGAAGCTTCCGACGGGCTTTCGTGTCGTGCATGCTTCATGTCTGGCCTACCATGCTTTCATCACGAACGGCAGCCGCACTGA
- the LOC124179608 gene encoding 39S ribosomal protein L47, mitochondrial, with protein MASLAKVMNISRAINNVSKLFTNLTISPNIKCTSVLVSQLRVPRYGCAYVHTTPRRRALMEFFDDAKNWGEFDVKVGRAWRKDELRIKSNEDLHKLWFVLLKERNMLLTMEHAAKKDLEILPNPERKYKVEESMSNLETVVRERNKAYHLLETGEDGERPGKLVHNQLGMMYYYRMCEHTIPKFMNNKWRQKYKFGYSGNAVHKFRKLYREKLWNEKRKARNRDRNHVMHLMKRFPNLDLEAVKEQYPDVDIENLKSQKKARGHFVPQ; from the exons ATGGCATCCCTGGCAAAAGTCATGAATATTTCGAGGGCGATAAACAAtgtttcgaaactttttacaAACTTAACAATATCGCCAAATATTAAATGCACGTCAGTACTGGTGTCGCAATTAAG GGTACCTCGTTATGGTTGCGCATATGTTCATACTACACCAAGGCGAAGAGCTCTGATGGAATTCTTTGATGATGCAAAGAATTGGGGCGAATTCGACGTGAAAGTTGGACGAGCTTGGAGGAAGGATGAATTAAGAATTAAAAGTAACGAGGATCTCCACAAATTATG GTTTGTTCTACTGAAAGAACGCAACATGCTTTTAACAATGGAACATGCTGCCAAGAAAGATCTTGAGATCTTACCAAACCCAGAACGAAAATATAAAGTTGAAGAAAGCATGAGTAATCTGGAAACAGTTGTCCGTGAAAGAAATAAAGCTTACCATCTCCTTGAAACTGGCGAGGACGGCGAGCGTCCTGGAAAATTAGTTCACAATCAACTAG GCATGATGTATTATTACCGTATGTGTGAACACACCATTCCCAAATTTATGAACAACAAATGGAGACAAAAGTACAAGTTTGGGTATAGCGGCAATGCAGTTCACAAATTCCGTAAACTTTACAGAGAAAAGTTATGGAATGAAAAACGCAAGGCTAGAAA ccGCGACCGTAATCATGTAATGCATCTCATGAAACGATTCCCCAACTTGGATCTAGAGGCTGTAAAAGAACAGTATCCTGATGTTGACATCGAGAACCTTAAATCGCAGAAAAAAGCACGGGGACACTTCGTGCCTCAGTAA
- the LOC124180406 gene encoding plexin domain-containing protein 2: MARESRWLFSSSCCYVRYSFVILVAASLGFSLVVSAADTSEDFYHSYESLNWDKRSAPAVPVNLVLYDEPATRVRRSLPEPAPDQNATLDVATTPSTKTTAKLNSSFENVAYSTDNNTKNSTSQPTLVTTSQVVVSQPLNAATGKSVDLPRIWANATMRPVVLESPVNKTEVSATNTTKNMDDSIGDDINISKFGDPSNTTLSQNNITKTQEDHHIYYNSTIFTDKVQAQKLWVDMDNHPQLVVNELLSDSHRRAATVKLSFDFPFYGHDVRNVTIATGGFLYTGEYVHSWLAATQYIAPLMANFDTRLSNDSYVKYADNGTAFTVEWSKVALQTKQDVGDFTFQVTLHKNGDIVFVYAAIPLDIEKIADNLHPVKVGLSDAYIIDRTVFYVRRKTIYEYHRVNFMNQEVKNWTVIYLHALPTCLRMDNCNDCLNTSIDFKCKWCPSLNRCSTGIDRYKQEWLMKRCEEQSIKEEESCPVTPSTATTYEEHEVHSHDHHNNTFDVQKIMHTANARGPLPPTNKMTMGVSGIIGILLVVSLIVALIGWGGYAYRNPHSASGQVLIRYRPSQWSWRRGEARYTAATIHM; this comes from the exons ATGGCGCGTGAATCACGGTGgttgttttcttcttcgtgCTGTTATGTGCGCTATTCATTCGTCATACTCGTTGCTGCATCCCTTGGATTTTCTCTCGTCGTTTCAGCGGCTGACACGTCAG AAGATTTCTACCATAGCTATGAAAGCTTGAACTGGGACAAGAGGTCTGCTCCAGCAGTGCCTGTGAATTTAGTCCTCTACGATGAACCAGCGACCAGAGTGCGGCGTAGCTTACCGGAACCAGCACCGGACCAGAACGCAACTTTGGATGTTGCAACCACACCATCGACGAAAACAACAGCGAAATTGAACagcagttttgaaaatgttgcATACTCAACCGATAACAATACCAAGAATTCTACGTCTCAGCCAACGTTGGTTACAACGTCTCAAGTCGTTGTTTCGCAACCATTGAATGCTGCTACTGGAAAATCAGTT GATCTTCCAAGAATATGGGCCAACGCAACGATGAGGCCGGTTGTTCTGGAGAGTCCTGTTAACAAGACTGAAGTCTCGGCTACAAACACAACCAAAAATATGGACGATTCGATTGGCGATGATATAAACATTAGTAAATTTGGAGATCCTTCAAACACTACGTTGTCTCAGAATAATATCACTAAGACCCAGGAAGATCATCACATTTATTACAACAGCACGATATTCACGGATAAGGTCCAGGCTCAGAAGTTATGGGTCGACATGGACAATCATCCGCAGCTTGTAGTCAATGAGCTTCTCAGTGACAGCCATAGGAGAGCtgcg ACGGTGAAGCTATCATTTGATTTTCCATTCTACGGACATGATGTCAGGAACGTAACGATAGCAACAGGCGGCTTCTTGTACACTGGCGAATACGTGCACAGCTGGCTAGCCGCAACTCAGTATATTGCTCCTTTGATGGCGAACTTTGATACCAGGCTGTCCAATGACAGCTATGTCAAATATGCAGATAATG GCACAGCCTTCACTGTGGAGTGGTCTAAAGTGGCACTTCAAACGAAGCAAGACGTTGGAGACTTCACTTTCCAAGTGACTCTTCACAAAAATGGTGATATCGTGTTCGTTTATGCAGCTATACCACTGgacattgaaaaaatcgcAGACAATTTGCACCCTGTCAAAGTCGGACTCAGCGATGCTTACATAATCGACAGAACTGTCTTTT ATGTTCGACGCAAGACGATTTACGAATATCACAGGGTAAATTTCATGAACcaggaagtaaaaaattggaCCGTAATTTACCTCCATGCATTACCAACATGTCTGAGAATGGACAACTGTAACGACTGTCTGAATACATCAATCGACTTTAAATGCAAATGGTGCCCAAGTTTGAACCGGTGTAGCACTGGCATTGATCGTTACAAGCAGGAATGGCTTATGAAGAGATGTGAAGAGCAGAGCATCAAGGAAGAGGAAAGCTGTCCCGTGACACCCTCAACGGCCACAACGTACGAGGAACATGAAGTCCATAGTCATGACCATCACAACAACACATTTGacgtacaaaaaattatgcataCAGCAAATGCTCGCGGCCCTTTGCCTC CTACGAATAAAATGACTATGGGGGTGTCTGGAATAATCGGAATTCTCTTAGTGGTCTCGCTAATCGTTGCCTTAATTGGGTGGGGCGGATATGCTTATCGCAATCCACACAGTGCCTCCGGTCAAGTACTCATCAGA tatcgACCAAGTCAATGGAGTTGGCGGCGAGGAGAAGCACGTTACACAGCCGCAACAATTCATATGTAA